Part of the Candidatus Binatia bacterium genome is shown below.
ATCTGGATCCGCGCGACCTTCCCGCGGCTTCGCTACGACCAGCTGATGACCTTCGGATGGAAGTTCCTGCTCCCCCTGGCGCTCGTCAACCTGGCGGTCACGGCCGTCGTGCTGACGGTGAAGGGCTAGCGCCATGCTCGAAGGCATCCTCTTCGCCATGTTCGCCGGGGTCGCGATCGGCTGCGCCCTGGGCGTCGTCTTCCATCGGAACCCGGTGCACTGCGCGCTGCTCCTGGTCGGCGTCCTGCTCTCGCTGGCGGGGGTGTTCATCCTGCTCCACGCCGCGTTCGTCGCGGCGCTGCAGGTGATCGTCTACGCGGGCGCGATCATGGTGCTCTTCCTCTTCGTGGTCATGCTGCTCAACGTGAAAGGGGAGACGCCGCTGCTCACGCCCGGCGCGGCGAAGGGCTTCGGATTCCTGTTCGGCCTGATCGTGGCCACCGAGCTCCTCTGGACCGTGCTCTCGCCCGGCGGCTCCGAAGGGGGCCCCTTTCCGGCCGCGGCCCTGCCGGCGGAGTTCGGCTCGCCGGCGGGCCTGGGCATGCTGCTCTACACAACCTGGCTCTATCCCTTCGAGATCGTCTCCCTCCTGCTCCTCGTCGCCGTGGTCGGCGCCGTGGTGCTCGCCAAGAGGAAGTTCTTCTGATGGGCACGATGCCCATGGTTCCGCTCGTCTGGTATCAGCTCCTGGCCGCGATCCTCTTCACGATCGGGGTCGTCGGGGTGCTGGTGCGGCGAAGCGCCCTCGTCATCTTCATGTCGATCGAGCTGATGCTGAATGCCGTGAACCTCTCCCTGATCGCCTTCTCGCGGCAGCACGGCGGCATGGAAGGGCACGTGTTCGTCTTCTTCGTGATGGCGGTCGCCGCGGCCGAGGTCGCGATCGGCCTCGCGATCCTGGTCGCCATCTTCCGGAACCGCGAAACGGCGAGCGTGGACGACGTCCACCTCCTGAAAGGCTAGGCGCGTGAACACCCTCTCCCTTCTCTGGCTGATTCCCGCGCTGCCGCTCCTCGGCGCGATCGTGAACGGGATCGGCGCGGGGAAGCTTCCGCGCAAGCTCGTGAGCGCGATCGGCACCGGGACGGTCGGCCTCGCGTTCCTGATCGCGGTCGGCTGCTTCCTCTCGCTGGCGCGGCTGGCTCCGGAGGATCGCGTCTTCGTCCAGCAGCTCTTCTCCTGGATCGACTCGGGAGACTTCTCGGTCGCGGTCCGCTTCGGCCTGGATCCGCTCTCGGCCGTGATGATCCTGATCGTCACCGGCGTCGGCTTCCTGATCCACGTCTACTCGACCGGCTACATGGGACACGAGAAGGCCTACGGGCGCTACTTCGCGTACCTGAACCTGTTCACGTTCGCGATGCTCGTGCTGGTGATGGCCGACAACTTCCTCGTGATGTTCTTCGGCTGGGAGGGGGTGGGGCTCTGCTCCTACCTGCTCATCGGCTTCTGGTACCAGAAGCCCTCGGCCGCGGCGGCGGGGAAGAAGGCGTTCGTCGTGAACCGGATCGGCGACTGGGGCTTCATCATCGGCATGCTCCTCATCTTCGTGCACTTCGGCACGCTCGACTTCGGGCGCGTCTTCACCGAGGCGCCCGACCGGCTCGCGTTCGGAAGCGCCGTCGCCACGGCGATCGCCCTCTTCCTCTTCGTCGGCGCCACGGGAAAGAGCGCCCAGATTCCGCTCTACGTATGGCTCCCGGACGCCATGGAGGGCCCCACGCCCGTCTCGGCGCTGATCCACGCCGCGACCATGGTCACGGCCGGGGTCTACATGATCGCGCGCTGCCACGTGCTCTACGCGCTGGCGCCGACGGCGCTCATCGTGGTCGCGATCATCGGCGCCGCGACGGCGCTCTTCGCCGCGACGATCGGGCTGGTCCAGAAGGACATCAAGCGGGTGCTGGCCTACTCCACGGTCAGCCAGCTGGGCTACATGTTCCTGGCCATGGGCGTGGGGGCGTACGTCTCGGGAATCTTCCACCTCATGACGCACGCCTTCTTCAAGGCGCTGCTCTTCCTCGGCGCCGGCAGCGTGATCCACGCCGTCTCCGGCGAGCAGGACATGGACAGGATGGGAGGGCTGAAGGCCCACCTCCCCAAGACGCACCTGACGATGCTGATCGGAACGCTCGCGATCGCCGGGATCTTTCCCCTGTCCGGATTCTTCAGCAAGGACGAGATCCTCTGGAACGCCTGGAGGGTCAATCCCGGACTCTGGGCGGTCGGCGTGATCGGCGCCTTCCTCACCGCCTTCTACATGTTCCGGCTCTACTACATGACCTTCCACGGGCCGATGCGCGTCTCGGAAGAGGCGAAGCACCATCTCCACGAGTCGCCGACGAGCATGACCCTACCGCTGATGATCCTCGCCGTCCTGGCGGCGGTCGGGGGTCTGATCAACATTCCGATCCTGGCCGGCGGCCAGCGCTTCGACGCCTGGCTCGAGCCGGTCTTCGCGGATCTCGCGCGGGTGATGGGGCCCACGGCGCACGCCGAGGCCGCTGCCGCCCACCAGCCGGGGACGGAGATCGTCTTCATGGCGATCTCCCTCATGGTCGCGCTGGCGGGGATCTTCCTCGCGCGGCGGTTCTACGTGACCGATCCGACGCTGCCGCGCCGCCTGGCCGAGAGCGCGCGCGGGCTCTACCGGACCCTCTGGGAGAAGTACCGGGTGGACGAGTTGTACGACCGGACGGTGGTGCAGCCGATCGTGCGCGGGTCGGAGCGGCTCTGGCAGGGGTTCGACGCCGCCGTCATCGACGGGGCGGTGAACGGGGTCGGGAAGCAGATCGAGCGTGGCGCGGGGATCCTGCGCGCGGCGCAGACCGGATACGTGCAGTTCTACGCCCTGATCATCACCCTGGGGCTCGTGGTCGTGCTCGGCTACCTGGCGCTCCGATGAGGCGCGCATGAGCCTTCTCGGCGTGCCGCTCCTCACGTTCCTGATCTTCCTGCCGCTCGTCGGCGCCGCCGTGGTCTTCCTCATGCCCTCGGCCCGGCTCGGCGCGATCCGCTGGACCGCGTTCCTGTTCTCGGCGCTGACGTTCCTGGCCTCGATCCCGCTCTGGACCTCGTTCGACCTGGCCCGGAAGGGGATGCAGTTCGAGGAGAACGTCCCCTGGATCGGCCCGCTCGGCATCTCCTACCACCTGGGCGTGGACGGGATCAGCGCGCTCCTGATCCTCATGACCACGTTCCTGACCGCGATCGCGATCCTCTCGACGTTCAGCGCGGTGACGAACCGGGTGAAGAGCTACATGGCGACCCTGCTGATCCTGGAAACGGGGATGATCGGTGTGTTCGCCGCGCTCGACCTCGTGCTCTTCTACATCTTCTGGGAAGCGGTGCTGATCCCCATGTACCTGATCATCGGCATCTGGGGCGGCCCGCGCCGGATCTACGCGGCGGTCAAGTTCATCCTCTACACGGTGGCGGGGAGCCTGCTCATGCTCGTCGCCATCCTGTACCTGTACTTCGCCTATCACGCCGCGTTCGGCACCTACACGTTCGACCTCATCCGGCTCTACGACACGCCGCTGGCGGGCTCGGCGCAGCTCTGGCTGTTCGCCGCCTTCGCGCTTGCCTTCGCGATCAAGGTGCCGATGTTCCCGTTCCACACCTGGCTTCCCGACGCGCACGTCGAGGCGCCCACGGCGGGATCGGTGATCCTCGCGGGCGTGCTCCTCAAGATGGGGACCTACGGCTTCGTGCGGTTCGCGATGCCGCTCTTTCCGGAGGGCACCCGGGCGTTCGCCCCGTGGATCATCGCGCTCGCGGTGATCGGCATCATCTACGGCGCGCTGGTGGCCATGGTGCAGCGCGACGTGAAGAAGCTCGTGGCCTATTCGTCCGTGAGCCACCTGGGCTTCGTGATGCTGGGGCTCTTCGCGCTGAACACCCAGGGGATCCAGGGGAGCGTCCTCCAGATGGTGAACCACGGGCTCTCCACCGGGGCGCTGTTCCTCGCGGTCGGGATCATCTACGAGCGGCGGCACACCCGCGAGATCTCGGAGTTCGGCGGGCTCTCGGCCATCCTTCCCTGGTTCGCGGCCCTGTTCCTGATCATCTGCCTCTCCAGCCTGGGCCTGCCCGGGCTGAACGGGTTCATCGGCGAGTTCCTGATCCTGCTCGGCGCCTTCCGGGTCTACCCGTGGGTGACCGGGATCGCCGCGACCGGCGTGATCCTCGCCGCGGTCTATCTGCTCTGGATGTACGAGCGGGTGATGTTCGGCCCGGTCACGAACGAGAAGAACCGGGGCCTGCGCGACCTCTCGCCGCGCGAGTTCTGGACGCTCGCGCCGGTGATCGCGCTGATCCTCTGGATCGGGATCTTCCCGAATCCGTTCCTGCGCCGCCTCGACACCTCCTCGGCGGAGCTGATGGCCCGGGTGAACGCCCGGGTGATGGCGACCGAGACGATCGGGGCCGCGACGACGGCTGAGGCGGACACGCCATGAAGCTCCCGATCGACGCCAATCTCGGGATGATCGAGCCGCTCCTCATCGTGAGCGGCGTGGCGATCGCGCTCCTCGTGATCGACCTGATGCTCCCGCACGGCAAGAAGCACCTCTCGGCGTGGATCGCCATGGGCGCCATCGTCTGGGCCCTCTGGCGGACGCTGGCGCAGTGGGGCGGCGCGGTCCAGCACGGCTACTCGGGCATGGTGGCGCTCGATTCGCTCTCCACCTTCTTCAACGTGCTCTTCCTCGCGAGCACCGGGGTCGTGATCCTCCTCTCGCATCCCTTCCTGAAGAAGGAGGACGTGGAGCACTCGGAGTACTACGCGCTGCTCCTGTTCGCGACGTCCGGGATGATGATCCTGGCCTCGGGTCTCGACCTGATCACGCTCTTCCTGGGGATCGAGGTCCTCTCGATCTCCCTCTACATCCTGGCGGGGTATCGCCGGAACTCGGACGCCTCGAACGAGGCGGCGATGAAGTACTTCCTGCTCGGCGCCTTCTCGTCGGCGATCCTCCTGTACGGCATCGCGCTCACCTACGGCGCCACCGGCTCGACCAGCATCCTCAAGATCGCCGACGTGCTCGGGAACACGGCGACCCCGGTGCCGGAGGGGCTGCTCTACGCGGGGCTGGCCCTCATCCTCGTGGGGCTGGCCTTCAAGGTGGCCGCCGCGCCGTTCCACATGTGGACCCCCGACGTGTACGAGGGAGCCCCCACGCCGATCACCGCGTTCATGTCGGCGGGGCCCAAGGCGGGCGCCTTCGCGGCGATCGTGCGGGTCTTCTTCGTGGCGTTCGGCCCCGTTCACGCCGAGTGGGACGCCGTGCTCACCGTGATCACCATCCTGACCATGACGGTGGGGAACGTGGCCGCGATCGCGCAGACCAACGTGAAGCGGATGCTCGCCTATTCGAGCATCGCGCACACGGGATACGTCCTGATCGGGATCGTCTCCGGCGGCGTGATCGGCGGGACCGGCGCCCTCTTCTACCTCCTCGCGTACGTGACGATGAACCTCGGCGCCTTCGCCGTGATCATCCTGCTGGAGCACCAGGGGGAGAAGGGGGACGAGCTCAAGGACTACGCCGGGCTGGGATTCCGCTATCCGATCCTGGGCGCCCTGCTCTCGCTCTTCATGATCTCGCTCTCGGGGATCCCGCCCAC
Proteins encoded:
- a CDS encoding NADH-quinone oxidoreductase subunit J, whose protein sequence is MLEGILFAMFAGVAIGCALGVVFHRNPVHCALLLVGVLLSLAGVFILLHAAFVAALQVIVYAGAIMVLFLFVVMLLNVKGETPLLTPGAAKGFGFLFGLIVATELLWTVLSPGGSEGGPFPAAALPAEFGSPAGLGMLLYTTWLYPFEIVSLLLLVAVVGAVVLAKRKFF
- the nuoK gene encoding NADH-quinone oxidoreductase subunit NuoK produces the protein MVPLVWYQLLAAILFTIGVVGVLVRRSALVIFMSIELMLNAVNLSLIAFSRQHGGMEGHVFVFFVMAVAAAEVAIGLAILVAIFRNRETASVDDVHLLKG
- the nuoL gene encoding NADH-quinone oxidoreductase subunit L; translation: MNTLSLLWLIPALPLLGAIVNGIGAGKLPRKLVSAIGTGTVGLAFLIAVGCFLSLARLAPEDRVFVQQLFSWIDSGDFSVAVRFGLDPLSAVMILIVTGVGFLIHVYSTGYMGHEKAYGRYFAYLNLFTFAMLVLVMADNFLVMFFGWEGVGLCSYLLIGFWYQKPSAAAAGKKAFVVNRIGDWGFIIGMLLIFVHFGTLDFGRVFTEAPDRLAFGSAVATAIALFLFVGATGKSAQIPLYVWLPDAMEGPTPVSALIHAATMVTAGVYMIARCHVLYALAPTALIVVAIIGAATALFAATIGLVQKDIKRVLAYSTVSQLGYMFLAMGVGAYVSGIFHLMTHAFFKALLFLGAGSVIHAVSGEQDMDRMGGLKAHLPKTHLTMLIGTLAIAGIFPLSGFFSKDEILWNAWRVNPGLWAVGVIGAFLTAFYMFRLYYMTFHGPMRVSEEAKHHLHESPTSMTLPLMILAVLAAVGGLINIPILAGGQRFDAWLEPVFADLARVMGPTAHAEAAAAHQPGTEIVFMAISLMVALAGIFLARRFYVTDPTLPRRLAESARGLYRTLWEKYRVDELYDRTVVQPIVRGSERLWQGFDAAVIDGAVNGVGKQIERGAGILRAAQTGYVQFYALIITLGLVVVLGYLALR
- a CDS encoding NADH-quinone oxidoreductase subunit M produces the protein MSLLGVPLLTFLIFLPLVGAAVVFLMPSARLGAIRWTAFLFSALTFLASIPLWTSFDLARKGMQFEENVPWIGPLGISYHLGVDGISALLILMTTFLTAIAILSTFSAVTNRVKSYMATLLILETGMIGVFAALDLVLFYIFWEAVLIPMYLIIGIWGGPRRIYAAVKFILYTVAGSLLMLVAILYLYFAYHAAFGTYTFDLIRLYDTPLAGSAQLWLFAAFALAFAIKVPMFPFHTWLPDAHVEAPTAGSVILAGVLLKMGTYGFVRFAMPLFPEGTRAFAPWIIALAVIGIIYGALVAMVQRDVKKLVAYSSVSHLGFVMLGLFALNTQGIQGSVLQMVNHGLSTGALFLAVGIIYERRHTREISEFGGLSAILPWFAALFLIICLSSLGLPGLNGFIGEFLILLGAFRVYPWVTGIAATGVILAAVYLLWMYERVMFGPVTNEKNRGLRDLSPREFWTLAPVIALILWIGIFPNPFLRRLDTSSAELMARVNARVMATETIGAATTAEADTP
- a CDS encoding NADH-quinone oxidoreductase subunit N, which gives rise to MKLPIDANLGMIEPLLIVSGVAIALLVIDLMLPHGKKHLSAWIAMGAIVWALWRTLAQWGGAVQHGYSGMVALDSLSTFFNVLFLASTGVVILLSHPFLKKEDVEHSEYYALLLFATSGMMILASGLDLITLFLGIEVLSISLYILAGYRRNSDASNEAAMKYFLLGAFSSAILLYGIALTYGATGSTSILKIADVLGNTATPVPEGLLYAGLALILVGLAFKVAAAPFHMWTPDVYEGAPTPITAFMSAGPKAGAFAAIVRVFFVAFGPVHAEWDAVLTVITILTMTVGNVAAIAQTNVKRMLAYSSIAHTGYVLIGIVSGGVIGGTGALFYLLAYVTMNLGAFAVIILLEHQGEKGDELKDYAGLGFRYPILGALLSLFMISLSGIPPTVGFVGKLYLFGAAVSSGHILLAVFGVLNSAVSVFYYLRLMVLMYMREPQEALPKLRVPIALAVVLLLTAAGTLLPGLWPSGLFEAAQNGVRALFS